A genomic window from Triticum urartu cultivar G1812 chromosome 7, Tu2.1, whole genome shotgun sequence includes:
- the LOC125522521 gene encoding peroxidase 2-like, giving the protein MAAAGDEKLYLLVACALLLLAVGCQASPLQIGFYHDRCPQAEAVVKGVMMEAISQNPGNGAAMIRMLFHDCFVEGCDASVLLDPTPFSPTPEKLSAPNNPSLRGFELIDAIKDALEAACPGVVSCADIIAFSARDASCILSGGKVDFEVPSGRRDGTFSNASESVKFLVPPTSNLSDLVDSFVVKGLDAEDLVILSGAHTIGRSHCSAFVPDRLNVSSDIDGGLAAFLRGQCPADAAPGGNDPTVMQDVVTPNDLDKQYYNNVLSHTVLFTSDAAVLTSEETARMVLDNANIPGWWEDRFEKAMVKMAGIEVKTGDQGQIRKNCRAIN; this is encoded by the exons ATGGCGGCTGCTGGTGATGAGAAGCTGTACCTTCTGGTGGCGTGTGCTTTGCTGCTGCTCGCCGTGGGGTGCCAGGCCAGCCCTCTGCAGATTGGGTTCTACCACGACAGGTGCCCCCAGGCGGAGGCCGTCGTCAAGGGCGTAATGATGGAGGCCATCTCCCAGAACCCCGGCAATGGCGCGGCCATGATCCGCATGCTCTTCCACGACTGCTTCGTCGAG GGTTGTGATGCTTCGGTCCTCCTGGACCCGACCCCGTTCAGCCCGACGCCGGAGAAGCTCAGCGCGCCCAACAATCCCTCCCTGCGTGGCTTCGAGCTGATCGACGCCATCAAGGACGCCCTCGAGGCGGCCTGCCCAGGCGTCGTCTCCTGCGCTGACATCATCGCTTTCTCGGCCCGCGACGCGTCCTGCATCCTCAGCGGGGGCAAGGTGGACTTTGAGGTGCCGTCCGGCCGCCGCGACGGCACCTTCTCCAACGCCTCTGAGTCGGTTAAGTTCCTCGTCCCACCCACGTCCAACCTCAGCGACCTCGTGGACAGCTTCGTCGTCAAGGGCCTCGACGCGGAAGACCTGGTCATCCTCTCCGGCGCGCACACCATCGGGCGCTCCCACTGCTCCGCCTTCGTCCCCGACCGCCTCAACGTCTCCTCCGACATCGACGGTGGCCTCGCCGCGTTCCTGCGTGGCCAGTGCCCAGCCGACGCTGCCCCGGGCGGCAACGACCCCACGGTGATGCAGGACGTGGTGACCCCGAACGATCTGGACAAGCAGTACTACAACAACGTGCTGTCGCACACGGTGCTCTTCACCTCCGACGCGGCGGTCCTGACGTCGGAGGAGACGGCGAGGATGGTGCTGGACAATGCCAACATCCCTGGCTGGTGGGAGGACAGGTTCGAGAAGGCCATGGTGAAGATGGCCGGCATCGAGGTCAAGACCGGCGATCAGGGACAGATCAGGAAGAACTGCCGCGCAATCAACTAG